In the genome of Ammospiza nelsoni isolate bAmmNel1 chromosome 28, bAmmNel1.pri, whole genome shotgun sequence, the window AGAGTCCCATAACTACTGCAAAGACAACAACAATTGGGCtccttttgggtttttgtgctgctgtaagGGCAGAGGAAACCGCAGGCAGGCCCTTTCCGCCcacacagaattctcacctctgcagcagctctaaagctgccagaatcaaagccaagggggcaggggggaccctcaggtgctggctgccacctggggctggccagagcagggctgggcaatggccatccctgtgcagtggggctgggccatggctgggccccaccctTGCATTGACAGGGGTTCCCAGGATGTGCCACTCCTGGGACAGGCACCCGGCCAGGAATGTGCAGGGACATTTCTGGAACTGCCACCACCTGGGACAGGACCCCCCCATGCCAGGATGTGTCACCCCCTGGGACAGGATCTCCCCAGGACAGGACCCTCCTGGATGTGCCCCCCAGGACAGAAACTCCCCCTTTTCCCATCTGACTCTTAGCACAAATGGCCTCTTCCTTCTTgtccaggaaaaagaaagtgtaGAGAGGACACAGCCCAACACCTCcatccccaaaatctccccctccctccctgaaGCCACTGCTCCGCATTTTCGCTCTCCCCTGGGTGCCCCCAACCCCTTCCTTGCTCAGGTGCTCCCCGGGATTGCTGAGCCAGGAACCTGGGCTGAGGGGACATGGcacaaaagtgaagaaaaaaaggaaaaaagagaaataaagagaggaaaattcaAAGGCAGGGGAGGGCGCAGAAGCAGAGGTACCTAAGACCCCCATGTGATGCCTGCCCAGAAAAGGAGTACCCCAggaggggcagtgctgggccctcggtcaccccaaaatctgagggattcagggaaggagctgagacCCCTGTGGCCATCCAGAAACTGCTCATCCCTGGCAGCCCCCATTGTCCTGGAAACCAACCATGGGCGCCCCATTCCTTAAGTCCCACCTTGACTGGGACCCACATCCCAGTACTGATATTCCCCAGGATCTCCATGGCCCAGCACCCCATTTCAAAGGAACCATCTCCACTTCTTTCCATTCCCCGAAATCCTCTGTCCTCCAGGACCTTGATTCTCCCAGGACGCCCATTCCCACGGGACTCCCATTCCCCAGCGTCCCCGTCTCATGGCCCCAAACCCCTGGAGCTCACGTTCCCCCAGGACTCCCATCCCTGagtccccccagccctgggcaacCCATTCCCTTGGCCCCCCCATCCCCAGTGATTCCCCCTCCTCAGGACCTCCATTCCCCAGGACACCCATCCCCACGTCCTCAAACCCACCAAGCCCCCCCCTCCTGGGAACCCATATCACACCTTGCCCCATCCAgccttgtccccatcctgtccccagcttgtggccaccctgcccccaccaagggcCACCTACACATGGGGACGGACAtgacctcgcttccttccccttcatccgaagagccgccagccaggggagcggtggccacagcagcgagtgacagccagtgcacatggctggggacaccgggatggccgggaaggtggtgctgctcctgtggggtgagtgccccaGGCATGGGCCTGacaccctggggatggggagggggcacagggggctgtgAGGTCCCCTGACGTCCCCAATGCCAGCAGAGCGCAGAGCCAAGTGTGACCAGAGTTatggggtggctttggggacaggaacaCAGAACAGGAACAAAGAACTCagatgtggggacagggggatgaAATGTGGGGACAAGGATGTGGCAGAAGGAACCTTGGAGCTTGAGCActtgtggggacagggacacaaagATGTTGGGACAGGGACAACAGGACCGGTACCATGTGCTTGGGCCATGAGTCCAGGTGCCATTGGAATGCGACGATGGGCACAGGGccatggggatgtggggatggggctggcaggggtAACCTGTGCCAGAATGGCGCCCCATGCATGAGCATGGCTTgactgctgtgtccctgtccttgagACATCTGTGCCATGCCAGTGCCCCCACTCAGACTGTTTGGCAACAGCCCCTAAACCCCATGcctctgtgcctctgtccctgcagtgccacccccacccagccctgtcccttctcccttccagcccagaccctcggcCTCGCTGGTGAGTCCTCGGGGGATGCCATGGCCccaccccgctgtccccagctacctggtggccctggcaggctggtgtcccctgtcacccacaggtgcccagaccacccagctcctggtggagccccCCTGGACCCCAGCGGTGCTGTGGGaccgggtgacactgacctgccagggctcagggactGCTGGTGCCACCATCTGGTACAAGGATGGGCAGCGGTGGGGGCAGGAAAGGCGCGATCACTTCACTGTCACTGAGATTGGCACCTACACGTGTGAAAGACCCGGCACCGGGCTCAGTTCTCCCGTGAGAgtctcaaatggtgagggggATTTGGGTGTCTCCAGCCTGGCACCCACGGGCTGTCTGAGGGCTCTGAGTGGTCTGTGCTCCATGGGTCACCTGCTGTGTGACCAGAGCCCATCCCCTGCTCTTGGGaaatcccagagcatcccagtgtAGAGGGACCCCCATGTTAGAACTGGGGACCCCTGGTGCTCTGGGTGTGACATAATGGGGGGATCCTGGATCCATTGGGTGTGACAGgacccctctgtcccccagactggctggtgctgcaggtgccggcgtgggtgctgctggagggggacacaCTGACACTGCGCTGCCGGGGCCGGTGGAACAACACGGTCACCTCGGTGTCCTTCTACCGCAAAGGGAAGGAACTGAGGGAACTCCGTGATAGTATaaagctgtccctgtcccccctgcagctgagccaaaGCGGCAActacagctgcaggggctgggtgggattctgggggctgcaggagtcACcgcaggtgacagtgacagtgcaagGTGAGCATCCATGAGCATCCCAGTGTGGGGGAACCCGTGTTGGAATTGGGGATCCCTTGTACACTGGGTGTGACCCAATGGGGGGATCCCCATTCAAACGGGACCCTGTTGTGACAGGACccccctgtcctgcagcccGGTTAGAGTTGCGGGTGTCAGCacgggagctgctggagggggacacggtgacactgcATTGCCAGCGCTGGCGGGACTATCCTGTCACCAAGGTGCGATTCTTCCATGGAGACAAGGAGGTGGAGGCGTCCCGTAGTGGGACCAAGCTGTTgttgtcccctctgcagctgcaccacagtGGAAACTACAGCTGCAGGGGCTTGGTGGATTCCAAAATGTCATTGTGGGCACAGTCAGcaccagtgacagtgacagtgcacgGTGAGAACCCCCATGGCTGGAACTCCAATATCCTGACACCCAAAAAGCCACTTCCCAGCACACTCAGAGTCACAGTCCTCACCTTCCCTCTCCCATCCAGAGCTCTtctcagtgcctgtgctggaggGTCCCCTCGAGCCCATCGTGGGGTCCccccctgactctcagctgcatcagcatccccagccccctgcggccccgagcccccctccTTCACGTGTTCTACCAGGATGGGCAGGTGGTGGGGGGCCCTCAGGGGTCCccgcagctgctggtgcccgcCATGGGGGGCTCCCACTCagggaattacagctgccaggtgcGCTCCGAGGGTGGGGCCGTGCAAAAGAGCAGCGCCTGGATCCACATCACAGTGCACAGTGAGtgtggggatgggcacagggagcccccaGAGACGCCCCAAGTGCCTCCAGGTTGGAGGAGACCTCCAGGTCTTCCTGACACCTTTCTTGGGTCCCCCCACCTCTCTCCTGTGTCCTTCACCCCTCCCTGATGTGACCTCATCCCCAACATCCCCCATCCCCTTGTCCCTATACCCCCATACCAGgtgccagcccctccctgtgGCCTCAGCCCTGTctttgtccctgcagtgcctgtggccaatgccaccatcacccctGGTCACCTGTCACACCAGATACATGCAGGTGACAACGTGACCCTGCAATGCTTggtgcaggtgggctcagcccctgtcactttcacctggctgcacaacgGGCAGCAGGTGGCCCGgggtcccctcctggagctcagggacatcgaTGTGGGACATTCAGGCACCTACCAGTGTgtggccaccaaccagctgggacaggacgggCACCGCGTGTTCCAGGCcttcagccctgagctggccctggaggtgacaaCTGGCTCACCCTGGGTGACAGGTGGGTTCACACAGGGTCACCAGGGAGTGCAGGACCCCTGGGGTGATGGGTGACACTGATGTGTCCCActctgtttcttgcagtggctgcaggggtCGGTGGGGCCCTTTTGTTCCTGCTCCCGCTTGTGGCTGTCATTGTGACCTGGCACCGGAGGCACCGTGTGGGTGGGTGACAATGGGGGGACAGGGGGTCCCAGGGAGCAGTAGAGGCCCCCAGAGTTGGGGAGCGATAGGGAAGCACGCACAGCCTAAAAATTGTGACCTTGCCTGGGCATCCTGTATAGTATGGTTAGGTGTTGGAGAGTCCTGCATGGATGTTGGGGTTCTTTCAGGGGTCCTGAGGGTGATGGGTTTTCCTGTCCCTGAACAGCCTCACGTTCTTGAGGCTGACTTGGCTGGGGGGTTTGGAGAGGTCCATGATTTCTGGGGGTCTTTGGGGATGATTGCGGGTTCCATGGGAGTTCAGGAATCCTGAGAGGGTTCAGGGTCCTGGGACCCCACAGTCACCTGTCCACTTCTTCCTTTGAAGCTGCCAGGAAGAACCAAGAAAGGTGAGTGGGGAGCTCAAACCACAGTCTTCCATTGTACCCCAATCCCCAAGACTCGCATTCCCTCCCCCACATTCCATTTATTCCCTCAGGGCCCCCCCGGATCCCCTGGCCCCCccagaggagggagaggtgcTGTACACACACGTCGTGGTCACCAAGAGGGCAGGGGGTGAGTACaggggggacacacacagagggacacgTCACCCACGAGTGTCACCCCACCCAGATCCCACAGCCCGTGTCTCTCGCAGCGTCCCCCCGTGCCACCACCctccaggatccccaggtgACCTACGTGGAGCTGCGGGGACCCCAGGGGCGACTGCAGGAACCCGGTGACATCTACgggaatgtgctgtgacactgggggtaactggggggcactgggggtccCCACCCATGGGCACCCACTCATCTGTGTGCTGTCACCAAAActgcccctctccctccttGTGGAAGCACAAGGATCCcaaagggctgagagaagaacaatttcatgaaacagaaacaagagagaataaaaccaacagcaacagcaacaaggTTCAGAGTCCAAATGGTCACACAAGGAACGATTACCAGGGAAAGCCACAACAAGGAACAAACCCCAGATATTTCCCTCAGCATGGCCTGGACCTTCCTTGCTCTGAGGGCCAAAGTGGCCTTCAGGAGGCTCTGGATTCTCTTGTTCCCTGTCCCAAACCCCTTCTCTGCCATGTTCCCCTACACGATGATGCCACGAAAGTCCTGCGGGGGTTGCGGAGCCTTGCCCTTTTCCCAGGGCAGTCAGGAtcaggccatggcacagggtgggctgtcagagacaggaaaagttTCATGTCTGAAGACATTTTGGAACAGCTGTGTGTGGTAGGGGTGGGTCAGGCTTTGCTTTCGGTGAGATAGGGCCCCGTCTGTCCATCAGTCTGTCAGCCAtggcacactggggacagtgtgatGCTCTGCCAAAGCCAGCCCCTGAGTGGCTGTGTGACCAAAAGTGCCACCTGTGGAGAGGGCTCTTGGTGGCCCAACTGGCTTAAAAGGCAGAGTGTGAGGTGACCAAGTCCCTGACCCTGTCTTCTCTTGAGGGGTCAGTCCCATCCACACTGGAACTCAGGTTTTGGCAACTCgtttaaatgagaaatatctACCAAGGAAAGTGGGAACGTTCCTGGAATGGATAGaacacccatctctaaaattttttttcatttcaaaaatgaTTTGGCTTTCAGACCAAAAGCGTAGGAAAAGGACTACCAGCTCTTCACGGGGAAATTTataaaccagaacagaacaaacaacacaaacccaGAACTTTCCCTCCCGCTCAGTActgttggtttttgtggcaGTTATAACCGCAGCCagcaggggatgctgcagggagcactcccggccagcaggggatgctgcagggagcactcccggccagcagggggcgcccctccagctccatcccctcaggggccaTGGCGGCCCCGGACGCgaggcaggaggggaaatcGCTCCTTTGGCAAACTCACGGGCACCAATCGGTCCCGGCACCACCACCGGCAATGGCCAGAAGCCgccaaggcagcaggttggatcccagtgcccactggCAGCGTAGCAGTGTCCCGGGGCCTGGAACATGCCCTGCAAAACAGCAACCACTGTCTATGATCCCgaatggaaggaaggaaacaccTGACCCCAGGCAGGTCTCGGGTCCACAGCAGAACCTCTGGTGGCTTTACACCACTATTCCTGCAGATCCTCAGCCTTTCactcccttttcctctttcagcCCTGTCACATCCACTCTGGAAATGTTGAATTGCCCTGGAATATTGAGGAAAGCTGGTGctcagtgctggctctgcccgGGCTCCTCAGGGGGCTCCAGAGCACATTTGGCGTTCCTGCTCATCCTGGGCCACTGCTGGTCCCAACACAGCATCTGcagggggaggaagaggagatggaGAGCAGACCCGCAGCTCCaagggctctgcagctgccgctggagtgcagggacagccttggctgggagctgtgccttgggagggaaaaatgggaagaaaactGGAGCTGGTTGCGCTAATGCCCCTGTTCTGCTCTGGGACCTGCAGGCCATTAAGGAGGTGCTATAATTGGTGCTGGGGTTCCTCAAGTTCAGCCATGCTTCTAAAACATCCCTGTGCACAAACACAGggttctgctgcctctcccagggattttgggatcctgcagctgaggcagcagcagctggagcaagTGGGCCACTGGAACAGCACCTGGccatggagaggagcaggagtgcCGGGAATTCCACAGGGTGCTCAGAAGAGGGCCAAAGGGCACCGCTTGCCATGCCTGCTTCCCCCAGATTTtgggacagagcagtgacacCCATCTGGCTCCCAAACCCCTCCGGGCTTGGGCACAGCCTCACAGGAGGTCCCGGCCAGGCCTTGGGGGATGATTTGGGTGCTCCAGGGATTGTTCCCAACAAAGGGCAGCGCTCCAGGAGCAGTGGGCACATCCCGAAggagcagcccggggctgctggAGCCCGAGTGCTGTGGGCAAGGACGGTGTGAGGGAGCCGGGCCCCACTCAGCCGGCGCTGCCCCAGGAACATCTCATCCTGCAGGGGCTCGGCAGCCTCTGCCGGTGCCGGCCCCGGGGCTGTCGGGGGGCGCGGCCGGAGGGGCCGGGGGGCAGCGGGTGGGAGGGGCCGGGATGGAGGGACCGGGACCCCACTGGGGAACCCCGAGCATGGAGGGAGCGAAACGGCGGAGGGGAGACCCCGGGACAGGGGGGAGCAGAGACCCTGCGGTGGGGTCTGCGGAAAGGAGGGACCGCAATGGTGGTCCCGGAGCACCGGGAAGGGGCTCAGGTGCCATCGCGCTGTGAGTGCCGGGATGGTCACGGGGTGTCAGAATCGACTGTGACAGCGTGTCCAAAGCCACTGTCGCGATGTGTCGGGACCGAGCGTAGCCAGGGTAAGGccctcacagctctgggaaGTGGAGGGGTACCCTGAAAGGAGTGCAGCCGGGGTGGGGCAGAGCCCTGTCTATTCTCCGTGCCCTGTGCAcgtgaggagggcagggatggagcagctttgggagcACCTGGAATCAAGACACGGTCACTCCCCACAGCTCcacaacagcagcagggcacaaCCACTGCTGGATATTTCCACACTTTTCCCTCTTGTCAGGCAGCTGACCCAGAACTCTGTGGCAGCCACTCTctggtcacagagagcagcaagcACAACTTTCCCAGGCCTTGTCCTGGTGAAGGCCACGAGAAGATCagtgaaaagaatgagaaacaattcttatcttcacttgctgcacctaTTGTTTTGAACATGTgaaatgtgttatggagatttgtttaccaacaggtgattTCTTAATTGGCCCCTGGTTATGGTGTTTTAATTACAATGACCAATTAGGTTAAAGCTGTATTGGACTGTCTGCAAGGGCAATGAGTTTCTTAATAAGTATAGTACATTAaagtgattgatcagccttctggaatcatggagtcagtGCTAATGATTAATTGGCAGGGACCCAAGCTACAACAGAGCTGAAACATTCTTTCTGGGATGTTCCAAaaggct includes:
- the LOC132084832 gene encoding Fc receptor-like protein 4, with the translated sequence MHEHGLTAVSLSLRHLCHASAPTQTPRPSASLLLVEPPWTPAVLWDRVTLTCQGSGTAGATIWYKDGQRWGQERRDHFTVTEIGTYTCERPGTGLSSPLSQSGNYSCRGWVGFWGLQESPQVTVTVQARLELRVSARELLEGDTVTLHCQRWRDYPVTKVRFFHGDKEVEASRSGTKLLLSPLQLHHSGNYSCRGLVDSKMSLWAQSAPVTVTVHELFSVPVLEGPLEPIDGQVVGGPQGSPQLLVPAMGGSHSGNYSCQVRSEGGAVQKSSAWIHITVHMPVANATITPGHLSHQIHAGDNVTLQCLVQVGSAPVTFTWLHNGQQVARGPLLELRDIDVGHSGTYQCVATNQLGQDGHRVFQAFSPELALEVTTGSPWVTVAAGVGGALLFLLPLVAVIVTWHRRHRVAARKNQERAPPDPLAPPEEGEVLYTHVVVTKRAGASPRATTLQDPQVTYVELRGPQGRLQEPGDIYGNVL